From one Excalfactoria chinensis isolate bCotChi1 chromosome 9, bCotChi1.hap2, whole genome shotgun sequence genomic stretch:
- the PSMD2 gene encoding 26S proteasome non-ATPase regulatory subunit 2, producing the protein MDAGGGGGQSRVQGGPGSGGDEKTPQLWGRDRRDPPAGPEKEQELSEEDKQLQDELEMLVERLGEKDTSLYRPALEELRRQIRSSTTSMTSVPKPLKFLRPHYGKLKEIYENMAPGENKRFAADIISVLAMTMSGERECLKYRLVGSQEELASWGHEYVRHLAGEVAKEWQEIDEADKAQRDTLLTLVKEIVPYNMAHNAEHEACDLLMEIEQMDMLEKYIDDNAYSKVCLYLTSCVSYVPEPENSALLRCALGIFRKFNRYPEALRLALMLNDVELVEDIFTSCKDVVVQKQMAFMLGRHGVFLELNEDVEEYEDLTEIMSNVQLNSNFLALARELDIMEPKVPDDIYKTHLENNRFGGSGSQVDSARMNLASSFVNGFVNAAFGQDKLLTDDGNKWLYKNKDHGMLSAAASLGTILLWDVDGGLTQIDKYLYSSEDYIKSGALLACGIVNSGVRNECDPALALLSDYVLHNSNTMRIGAIFGLGLAYAGSNREDVLTLLLPVMGDSKSSMEVAGVTALACGMISVGSCNGDVTSTILQTIMEKSETELKDTYARWLPLGLGLNHLGKGEAIEAILAALEVVSEPFRSFANTLVDICAYAGSGNVLKVQQLLHICSEHFDSKEKEEDKDKKDKKEKEKKENSADMGAHQGVAVLGIALIAMGEEIGAEMALRTFGHLLRYGEPTLRRAVPLALALISVSNPRLNILDTLSKFSHDADPEVSYNSIFAMGMVGSGTNNARLAAMLRQLAQYHAKDPNNLFMVRLAQGLTHLGKGTLTLCPYHSDRQLMSQVAVAGLLTVLVSFLDVRNIILGKSHYVLYGLVAAMQPRMLVTFDEELRPLPVSVRVGQAVDVVGQAGKPKTITGFQTHTTPVLLAHGERAELATEEHVPVTPILEGFVILRKNPNYDV; encoded by the exons ATGGacgcgggaggcggcggcgggcagAGCCGGGTGCAGGGCGGGCCGGGGTCGGGCGGCGACGAGAAAACCCCTCAGCTGTGGGGCCGGGACCGCCGCGATCCGCCCGCGGGGCCCGAGAAGGAGCAGGAACTG TCGGAGGAGGACAAACAGCTGCAGGATGAGCTGGAGATGCTGGTGGAGCGCCTCGGG GAGAAGGACACGTCTCTCTACCGCCCGGCGCTGGAGGAGCTGCGCAGGCAGATCCgttcctccaccacctccatgacTTCTGTCCCCAAACCCCTCAAGTTCCTCCGGCCACACTATGGCAAACTGAAGGAGATCTATGAGAACATGGCCCCTGGGGAGAACAAG CGCTTTGCAGCAGACATCATTTCTGTCCTGGCTATGACCATGAGCGGGGAGCGTGAGTGTCTGAAGTACCGCCTGGTGGGCTCTCAGGAGGAGCTGGCGTCGTGGGGGCACGAATACGTCAG GCACTTGGCAGGGGAAGTGGCCAAGGAGTGGCAGGAGATTGATGAAGCTGACAAGGCACAGAGGGACACGCTCCTCACCCTGGTCAAGGAGATCGTCCCTTACAACATGGCTCACAATGCAGAGCACGAGGCTTGTGACCTGCTCATGGAGATCGAGCAGATGGACATGCTGGAGAAGTACATTGATGACAACGCCTACTCGAAAGTGTGCCTCTACCTGACCAG CTGCGTAAGCTATGTCCCAGAACCTGAGAACTCTGCTCTCCTACGCTGTGCCCTGGGCATTTTCCGGAAGTTCAACCGTTACCCTGAAGCCCTGCGCCTGGCTCTGATGCTCAATGATGTGGAGCTGGTGGAGGACATCTTCACCTCCTGCAAAGATGT AGTTGTCCAGAAGCAGATGGCCTTTATGCTGGGCCGCCATGGGGTCTTCCTGGAGCTGAATGAGGACGTGGAGGAGTATGAGGACCTGACTGAGATCATGTCCAATGTCCAGCTCAACAGCAATTTCCTGGCCTTGGCTAGAGAG CTGGACATCATGGAGCCCAAAGTACCAGATGATATTTACAAAACCCACTTGGAAAATAACC GGTTTGGGGGCAGTGGTTCCCAAGTGGACTCAGCCCGGATGAATTTGGCATCTTCCTTTGTGAATGGCTTTGTAAATGCTGCATTTGGCCAAGACAAGCTGCTGACGGATGATGGCAATAAATGGTTGTACAAGAACAAGGACCATG GGATGTTGAGTGCTGCAGCTTCATTGGGCACTATATTGCTGTGGGACGTGGATGGGGGCCTTACACAGATTGACAAGTACCTCTATTCCTCAGAGGATTACATTAAG TCGGGTGCCCTACTGGCCTGTGGCATCGTCAACTCAGGAGTGAGGAATGAATGTGACCCTGCCCTGGCCCTGCTATCCGACTATGTCCTCCACAACAGCAACACCATGCGGATCGGAGCCATTTTTGG GCTGGGGCTGGCCTACGCGGGCTCCAACCGTGAGGATGTCCTGACTTTGCTGCTGCCAGTGATGGGGGACTCTAAATCCAGCATGGAG GTGGCTGGTGTGACGGCCCTGGCTTGTGGCATGATATCCGTGGGCTCTTGCAATGGGGATGTCACCTCCACCATCCTCCAAACCATCATGGAGAAATCAGAGACGGAGCTGAAGGACACCTATGCCCGGTGGCTGCCGCTTGGCCTGGGCTTGAACCACTTGG GCAAGGGAGAGGCCATCGAGGCGATCCTGGCAGCGCTGGAGGTGGTGTCGGAGCCGTTCCGCAGCTTTGCCAACACATTGGTAGACATCTGTGCCTATGCTG GTTCAGGGAATGTCCTGAAGgtacagcagcttctgcacaTCTGCAGTGAGCACTTTGACTccaaggagaaagaggaagacaaggacaagaaggacaaaaaggagaaagaaaagaaagaaaactcagccGACATGGGGGCACACCAG GGTGTAGCAGTGTTGGGCATCGCACTTATTGCCATGGGCGAGGAGATCGGCGCTGAGATGGCCCTGCGCACGTTTGGTCACCTG CTGCGGTATGGGGAGCCCACCCTGCGCCGTGCTGTGCCCCTGGCCCTGGCGCTGATCTCTGTCTCTAACCCCCGTCTCAACATCCTGgacaccctcagcaagttctCCCACGATGCTGACCCTGAAGTCTCCTACAACTCTATCTTCGCCATGGGCATGGTGGGCAGTG GTACCAACAACGCCCGGCTGGCTGCTATGCTGCGGCAGCTCGCCCAGTACCACGCCAAGGACCCCAACAACCTCTTCATGGTGCGGTTAGCCCAG GGCCTGACCCACTTGGGTAAGGGGACGCTCACCCTGTGCCCCTACCACAGCGATCGCCAGCTCATGAGCCAGGTGGCTGTAGCTGGACTGTTGACCGTCCTTGTGTCCTTCCTGGATGTGCGCAACA TTATCCTGGGCAAGTCCCACTACGTCCTCTACGGGCTGGTTGCAGCCATGCAGCCCCGCATGTTGGTCACTTTCGATGAGGAGCTGCGCCCTCTGCCCGTGTCGGTTCGGGTTGGACAG GCCGTGGATGTGGTGGGTCAAGCAGGCAAGCCTAAAACCATCACCGGCTTCCAGACCCACACCacacctgtgctgctggcacacgGGGAGCGGGCAGAGCTGGCCACCGAAGAGCACGTGCCCGTGACGCCCATCCTGGAGGGATTTGTCATCCTGCGCAAGAACCCCAACTACGATGTTTGa